Proteins co-encoded in one Lates calcarifer isolate ASB-BC8 linkage group LG17, TLL_Latcal_v3, whole genome shotgun sequence genomic window:
- the rabggta gene encoding LOW QUALITY PROTEIN: geranylgeranyl transferase type-2 subunit alpha (The sequence of the model RefSeq protein was modified relative to this genomic sequence to represent the inferred CDS: deleted 1 base in 1 codon) yields the protein MHGRVKIKSTAQQEEEKRKEREKKLKIYVAARDACFSKRKEGIWDDEALQLTQQLLSSNPDFATLWNYRREILMHLETVKDEDEVQKIYEAELSFLESCLKVNPKSYGSWHHRGWVSARLPRPDWARELSLCDRCLSLDDRNFHCWDYRRMVVKMSGVPVDQELAFTDRLIGSNFSNYSSWHYRSTLLPLLHPESPEPPSPCRKSPQTSPPPSPQTHSHRVCEEQLLKEYELVQNAFFTDPNDQSAWFYYRWLLGRAEREEMISCVYVSRDEERVAVAFSRPVNAQSVGLLLVLDGQPQRVEWRSVHPRFKHSPVWICDLPPGTISDITNEHNLTVHWTEKHTHRDCALYTGRTESYCRDSATDQELFRSELSVEKTSVLQSELQSCNQLQELEPLNKWCLLTIILLMRALDPLGYEKETLDHFQTLKEVDSMRSAYYSDLCSKFMIENTILKMEYAEVRVFSISDKNLTTLCHLDQLLLVTHISLSSNQLQQLPPQFAMLQCLEVLEADNNCIGNLEGLYHLPKLEEVYLKNNKISSLADLQPLASCPKLKRLDLRGNPVTQTANIGSELAELLPSVTDLLL from the exons CATGGACGAGTGAAGATTAAATCCACAgcccagcaggaggaggagaaaagaaaggagcGAGAGAAGAAACTGAAGATATATGTGGCTGCACGAGATGCCTGTTTTTCTAAG AGGAAAGAGGGTATTTGGGATGATGAGGCTCTCCAGCTGacccagcagctgctgtcatccAATCCTGACTTTGCAACCCTCTGGAACTACAGAAGAGAGATACTAATGCACCTCGAGACTGTGAA GGACGAGGATGAAGTGCAAAAGATTTATGAGGCTGAGCTGTCATTTTTGGAGTCCTGCCTGAAGGTGAACCCAAAGTCCTATGGCAGTTGGCACCACCGAGGTTGGGTCTCAGCCCGCTTGCCTCGACCGGATTGGGCCAGAGAGCTGAGTCTGTGTGATCGCTGCCTCAGCTTGGACGACCGCAATT TCCATTGCTGGGATTATCGCCGGATGGTTGTGAAGATGTCTGGTGTGCCCGTGGATCAGGAGTTGGCCTTCACTGATCGTCTTATTGGCTCCAACTTTTCCAACTACTCCAGCTGGCACTACCGTAGCACCCTGCTGCCGCTTCTCCACCCGGAATCTCCCGAGCCCCCGTCACCGTGCCGCAAGTCTCCCCAGACCTCCCCTCCACCTTCTCCACAAACTCACTCCCATCGTGTCTGTGAAGAGCAGCTACTTAAAG aATATGAACTTGTACAGAATGCTTTCTTCACC GACCCCAATGACCAGAGTGCATGGTTCTATTATCGATGGTTGCTAGGTAGAG CGGAACGTGAAGAGATGATAagttgtgtgtatgtcagtCGGGATGAGGAAAGAGTAGCTGTTGCCTTCTCTAGGCCTGTTAAT GCGCAGTCAGTCGGCCTCCTGCTGGTCCTTGACGGTCAGCCCCAGAGAGTGGAGTGGAGGAGTGTCCATCCGCGCTTTAAACACAGCCCAGTCTGG ATTTGTGATCTTCCTCCTGGAACAATAAGCGACATCACCAACGAACATAATTTGACCGTGCACTGgactgaaaaacacactcacagggaCTGCGCTCTTTACACAG GTCGAACTGAAAGTTATTGTCGGGACTCTGCTACAGATCAGGAACTTTTCAG GAGTGAACTCTCAGTAGAGAAGACCTCAGTGTTACAGTCTGAGCTACAATCATGCAATCAGCTACAAGAACTGGAACCGCTCAATAAGT GGTGCTTATTGACCATTATCCTCCTGATGAGGGCGCTAGACCCCCTGGGATATGAAAAGGAGACACTTGATCATTTCCAAACTCTTAAA GAAGTGGATTCCATGCGCTCTGCATATTACAGTGACCTGTGCAGCAAGTTCATGATTGAAAACACCATCCTGAAAATGGAGTATGCTGAAGTGCGCGTCTTCAGCATTTCTGACAAG AACCTAACCACTTTATGCCACCTGGACCAGCTGTTATTGGTCACCCATATCAGCCTGTCCTccaatcagctgcagcagttgcCTCCTCAGTTTGCTATGTTGCAGTGCCTAGAG GTCTTGGAGGCTGATAACAACTGCATAGGAAATCTGGAGGGACTGTATCACCTTCCCAAACTGGAGGAAGTGTACTTGAAGAATAACA AAATCTCTTCATTGGCAGATCTTCAGCCGCTGGCCTCCTGCCCCAAGCTGAAGCGCCTTGATCTCCGTGGCAACCCTGTTACTCAGACGGCCAACATCGGGTCAGagttagctgagctgctgcccTCAGTCACAGATCTCCTGCTCTGA
- the LOC108879162 gene encoding protein-glutamine gamma-glutamyltransferase K, with translation MPVEPRSIRDRAAVGRFPSVTLGFGEDTEEEKEQPEEDNAQKENACRRWLRKVCPCCCPQPNDDDITDTLVTGIDEPDKEEGINSEKPVPGDSELDELLLKVRSIDLMKSKSGLNRTEHHTNLYQSDHFIIRRGQTFQMWITLSRPFNPDTDELHLELKRGPLPTVSKGTHVIIPLVEELEDGRWEAAIVTKDDKRIRLSVNSPPTAIIGQYQLTVETNCTNGQAISTHDPANDIYMLFNPWCEDDAVFMDSEDERQEYVLNDVGRIYYGTENQIGVRTWSYGQFDDGILDACLFVLEKSGTPQSGWGDPVNVVRIISAMINSPDDHGVLEGNWSGDYSGGTSPTVWSGSVEILMGYHKNSGTPVKYGQCWVFAGVFTTVLRCMGIPSRTVTNYSSAHDTDVSLTTDVYLDENLEPLGHLNTDSIWNFHVWNDCWMARPDLPPGYGGWQAVDATPQETSQGTFRCGPASLTAVRNGQVYLKHDCPFVFAEVNSDKIYWQKNADGTFSQIYSEKKAVGHKISTKAVGSDERSDITHLYKHPEGTEEERIAVETACRHGSKAGAFSPPTAEDISVEVTMNGKGPKMGSDAELTIKLQNSSSEQRTVMLHSQAAVMYYTGVHKAMVRKDSTDIDVLPNEEKVLEWSLEYKDYKNQLIDQAALMLTLTGRVKETQQVLAIQFSFRLRTPDLILKPIGKAVVGEKMAVEISFTNPLPQVLKAVIFHVEGLGLQTAHKINYGDIGSYASVSLTEHFIPTLPGSRKLLASLDCKQLTQVHGVTDVTVEEKKNTAL, from the exons atGCCTGTAGAGCCGCGATCaatcagagacagagctgcagtgggTCGGTTTCCATCTGTCACTCTTGGATTtggagaggacacagaggaagaaaaagaacaaccAGAAGAAGACAATGCCCAGAAAGAAAATGCATGTCGGCGGTGGCTGCGAAAGGTCTGTCCGTGCTGCTGTCCCCAGCCAAATGACGACGACATCACAGACACTTTGGTTACTGGGATTGATGAGCCGGATAAGGAAGAGGGGATAAATAGCGAGAAGCCTGTTCCCGGTGACAGCGAGCTTGATG AGCTCCTTCTCAAAGTGCGATCGATAGACCTGATGAAAAGTAAATCAGGGCTGAACCGCACAGAGCACCACACAAATCTCTACCAAAGTGATCATTTTATTATTCGCAGAGGGCAGACCTTCCAGATGTGGATTACCCTGTCTCGACCTTTTAACCCCGACACTGATGAACTTCACCTTGAACTTAAAAGAG GGCCACTGCCAACAGTGTCAAAGGGAACCCATGTGATCATCCCTTTAGTGGAAGAGTTGGAAGACGGTCGTTGGGAGGCTGCTATTGTGACAAAGGATGACAAAAGGATAAGGCTGTCAGTTAATTCTCCACCCACAGCGATCATTGGCCAGTATCAGCTCACAGTGGAAACAAACTGTACAAACGGCCAGGCCATTTCCACACATGACCCTGCTAATGACATCTACATGTTGTTCAATCCCTGGTGTGAAG ATGACGCAGTGTTCATGGATTCTGAAGATGAGAGGCAGGAGTATGTTCTGAATGATGTTGGACGAATCTACTACGGCACAGAGAATCAAATTGGAGTCAGGACCTGGAGCTATGGACAG tttgaTGATGGGATTCTGGATGCCTGCCTCTTTGTCCTGGAAAAGAGTGGAACTCCTCAATCTGGTTGGGGAGACCCGGTTAATGTGGTGCGAATCATCTCAGCCATG ATCAACTCCCCTGATGACCATGGTGTTCTGGAGGGAAATTGGTCGGGAGACTATTCAGGTGGGACTAGTCCAACAGTGTGGAGTGGAAGTGTGGAGATCCTGATGGGATACCATAAAAACAGTGGCACCCCTGTTAAGTATGGCCAGTGCTGGGTCTTTGCTGGTGTATTCACCACAG TGTTACGGTGTATGGGCATCCCCAGTCGGACTGTGACCAACTACAGCTCAGCTCATGACACAGACGTCTCCTTGACAACAGATGTGTACTTGGACGAGAACCTTGAGCCTTTAGGTCACCTTAATACTGACTCTATCTG GAACTTCCATGTGTGGAACGACTGCTGGATGGCTCGTCCAGACTTGCCTCCAGGCTACGGAGGCTGGCAAGCTGTCGACGCCACGCCTCAGGAGACCAGTCAGGGAACATTCCGCTGTGGTCCTGCGTCTCTCACTGCTGTCCGCAATGGTCAGGTCTACCTAAAACATGACTGTCCATTTGTGTTTGCTGAG GTAAACAGTGATAAAATTTACTGGCAGAAGAATGCAGATGGGACCTTCAGTCAAATCTACAGTGAGAAAAAGGCAGTGGGCCACAAAATCAGCACCAAGGCTGTTGGCTCTGATGAGCGCAGTGACATCACACACCTTTACAAACATCCTGAAG GCACAGAGGAGGAACGCATTGCTGTAGAAACAGCATGTCGCCACGGCTCCAAAGCAGGGGCCTTTTCACCTCCCACAGCAGAGGACATCTCTGTGGAAGTGACCATGAATGGTAAAGGTCCGAAAATGGGAAGTGACGCAGAGCTGACCATCAAGTtacaaaacagcagctcagagcaacGCACAGTCATGCTGCACAGCCAGGCGGCCGTCATGTACTACACCGGTGTCCACAAGGCCATGGTCAGAAAAGACAGCACAGACATTGACGTGCTGCCCAATGAGG AAAAGGTTTTGGAGTGGTCCCTGGAATACAAAGACTACAAGAACCAGCTGATAGATCAGGCCGCCCTGATGCTGACACTGACAGGCAGGGTCAAAGAAACACAGCAGGTCCTGgccattcagttcagttttcgACTCAGGACCCCAGACCTCATCCTAAAG CCAATCGGGAAGGCCGTGGTGGGAGAGAAGATGGCAGTGGAGATTTCATTTACAAATCCACTGCCACAGGTGCTGAAAGCAGTGATATTCCATGTGGAAGGACTGGGCCTCCAAACTGCTCACAAGATTAATTATGG AGATATTGGCAGCTACGCCTCAGTGTCTCTCACCGAGCATTTCATCCCTACCCTGCCTGGATCAAGGAAATTACTGGCTTCATTGGACTGCAAGCAACTCACTCAGGTTCACGGTGTGACCGACGTtactgtggaggaaaaaaaaaatactgctctATAG